The nucleotide window CACACCGCGCTGGACACCGAGAGGATCGATCCCGAGACTGGTCCCGAACGGACACACGCGTGGCTCGCGGACGGCGTCCCGATCGGTGGTGTGAAGCTCCTTCCGGCGGCGTTCGAGCGCCGACCGACCCCCGCGACAGAGTTGGCCGTCGTCGTCGTCGACAACCACGAGAACGATGTCGAGGCCACAGAGGTCTGTGCACTGTACCGTGGTCTCTCGGATACGACGACGGTGTCGACGGAACTCCACCAGAACCTCGACCCAGACGAACTCGCGGCCGTGATCCGAGAGGAGACGGACCATCTCCACTTTGTCGGTCACTGCGACGACACCGGCCTCAGGTGTGTGGACGACGAACGGCTCCCAGTCGAGACCGTCCCGACGACAGAGATGTCGTCGTTCGTCCTGAACGCGTGTGATTCCGTCGAGGAGGCCAAGACGCTAGTGGAACGGGGTGCCGTCGCTGGCGTGGCAACGACGAGACGGGTCGTCACCGGTCCCGCTCGGACTGCCGGGCGAGAGTGTGCCCGGTTGCTCGCCAACGGGTGGCCGGTCGCAAAGGCCATCGATCGAGCGGAGGCGGCGGTCGCCGACGGCGAGACCGGCTACCTCACCGTCGGCGACGGGACGTACGCGATCACCTCGACCGACGCGTTAGTTCCGCCTACCGTCGAGATCTCCAGCGATACCGACGGCTACCTGTTCACCATTCACTACGATCAGCCGGTCGGGGTCGGGTTGACACAGTACCTCGGAATCGGCGAGCGGCCGTGGCTCGTTGGAGACGGTCGGACGGTACGAGTCGAGAGACCGCAACTCGAAGAGCTACTGCACGAACTCGACAGTCCAGTCGTGTTCGAAGGGAAGTTTCGGTGGCCGGAGGCAGTGGACCTGTGACCTCTCAGGGGTTACTGGGCCCCTTGTTCGCGTACCCGAGTTCGTCAGTGGAGGCCCCCGGGAACTCCGTCTGTGTGACCACTTCGGTTGTTCCCGGGTCCGCGATGGCGGTCTGCGTTGCGAGCAGCGTCACTGCGACGAGTACGAGGAGGAGCCGAGGGTGTCGAGCGAGTGTTCCAGCCGCCGTGTGTGCAGTGTCTCTGAGCACAGCAGTGGCGTGCTCTGCTTATGTCTTATTGTTTTTGGTTTTGGAAAGTGTTTTTGAACTGTTCGGAGAAGTCACCAAACTGGGTCTCAGCCCAGCAGCGCCTCCCGCACCGCCTCGACCTGTTCGCCCTCGACGACGACGGCGAGCCGGTCGCCGGCTTCCACTTCCGTCCCGGGCAGCGGGATCGTGAGCGGCTCGCGTTCGCGGCCGTGGGCGTAGATCCGCGCGCCCTCGACTTCGACGTCGTTGACGCGGCGGCCGGCGACGGGGGCCTCCTCGGTGACGGTGACGGTCGTGAGCTGGAGATCCGCAGTCAGCTCGGCGATGGCGTTGAAGTTGCCGCCCAGGAGTGCGGTCTTGGCGCCGGCGGCACCCAGCCGCTCGGGGTAGATCACCTCGTCGACGGCGGCCTCGTACTCCTCGTAGATCTCGTCGGGCACGTCCTCCGAGAGCCGCATCACCGTCCGGCAGCCGTAGTCGTCGGTGGCCGAACAGACGTCGTAGTTCGTCGTCGGGTCGCCGGTGAGACCGGCGACGGCGTCGACCGACGCCAGTCCGGCCTCCTCCAAGACGGTGACGTTGGTGGCGTCGCCGCGCACGACGGTGAAGCCGCGGGTGTCGGCGCGGTCGGCCTTCTCGGCGACCCGCTCGACGACCGTCACCTCGTGGCCCTCCTCGTCTAACACTCGTGCGGTGCGAGACCCGACCCGTCCGAAGCCGGCGATGATGACGCGCATACCGGCAGTGACGACGTGACCAGACAAAAAGCCGTGTGGTCGTGTGGGGCTCCCGCGCGACTTTTCACGTTCGCACACGACCGTCGTGGTATGGGACTGTTCGACAGCGTGAAAGCCGCCCTGGGGATCCGGGCGGAGGCGGACGCGACCCGGGACGCCGACCCGGAGGACCTGTTCGGGATGAGCACCGCCTACGTCACGATGTACGCCGACCTCGACTTCGACTCCGTCGGCGCGGCGGCGCTGTGTTTCTCGTCGGTCGACTCGACGGACTTCGCCGACACCGTCGACGAGATCGCAGACCTGCTCCACGCGGGCGAAGAGGAGACCGGCACGGAGTTCCGGTTCCACGAGGACGACAACGGCTACAGTTGGGTCGTCCTGGAGGACGGCGACGAGGAGGACCTGGTCACCTCCATCCACTTCGCGGCCGACACGCTCGTCGAACGGGGGTACGGCTCCCGGCTGTTGGCTGCGGTGTTCGGCTTCGCCCGCGACGGCGACCGGGCCTACTGGATCTACTCCTTCCGACGAGGGGCGTACTACCCGTTCGCGCCGCGGAACGGTGACCACGACAAACAGTTGGAGTTCAAACTGGAGTCCGTCCTCGACGGCGAACTGACGGTGGAGCCGGACAAGGAGTACTGGTACCCGTTGTGGCCGGACCGTCGAGGCGGACACCCGTGGGAGTAGACGACGGCGTTACACCCGGTGAAACCCGGACTGCTGTTTCTTTCGGCCGCCGTTCCAGCCCCGGTGCATGGGTTCACGACCGCACCCCGACAGGCGTCGCCTCCTCCGTGCCGTGGCAGCCGCCGGCGGCGCCACGCTCGCCGGCTGCAGCGGGACGACGGACGAGACGACCACGACCTCGACGGCCACCGACACGCCGTCGACCACGACTCCATCCGACACGTCGCCGACCCTCACCGACACGCCGTCGACCGCGACTCCCTCCGACACGTCGCCGACCCCGGTCGATCCGAACGCGCTGACGGACCGGGCGACGGCGTTCGTCCAACTGCTCGCAGACGGGGCGTTCGCCGCCGCACACGACCGAGTCGCCGAGAGTGTCGCCGGGGCGTTGAGCGAGCAGCGTCTCCGGAACGGCTGGCAGCAGGTGACGGAGTCGGTCGGTTCCTACCGACAGCTCACCACCGCGGAGTACCGTGGCGAGACACAGGGGGTCGCGCTCGTCGTGGCCGTCGGGCAGTTCGCCGACGGCCGACAGCGGTTCGTCGTCGGCTTCCGCGACGGCGGGATCGTGGCGTTCCGAGTTCGGCCCGCAGAGCGAGCGGAGTGGACGGCACCGGCGTACGCCGACGAGTCGTCGTTCACCGAACGAACGCTCACGCTCGACGCCCCGGGGGAGTGTTCGCTCGGGGGGACGCTCACGCTCCCGACGGCAGACGCCGCGGGCGAGACGGTCCCGGGGGTCGTGCTCGTCCACGGGAACGGTGCGCTCGACCGCGACGCGACGGTCGGCCCGAACAAGCCGTTCAAAGATCTCGCCTGGGGACTGGCGAGCCGTGGTGTCGCCGTCTTCCGGTACGACAAACGGACACACGCCTGCGAGGTGGCGCTCGCGGACGCCACGATCGACGACGTGACCACCGACGACGCGGTCACGGCGGTCGACCGACTCCGTTCGACCGATCGTGTCGACGAGGTGTTCGTCGCCGGCCACAGCTTCGGCGGGCTGCTGGCCCCGCGGATCGCGACGCGCGCCGACTCGGTCGCGGGGGTGGTGTTGCTCGCGGCCGGCCCGACGCGCCCCATCGCCGACGCGATCGTCGCACAACAACGGCACCTGGCACGGCTCGACGGAACCGTCACGGACGCAGAACGGCAGCAGTTAGACCGGACACGGGCCGTCGCCGAACGGATTCGGAGTCTCGACATCGAGGACGACGAGGTGGTCGCCCGACTCGGCGGCGACGAGTACTACCGGAGTCTCCGCGAGTACGACCACGCCGAGACGGCGGCTGCGCTCGACGTGCCGGTGTTGGTGGCACAGGGCGGACAGGACTGGCAGGTGACACGCGAGGCGGACTTCCGACGGTGGCGGTCGGCGCTGGACGGCGAGCCGAACGTGGAGTTCACGACCTACCCGGAACTCAACCACCTCTTCCAGCCGTCGACGGGGAAGGCGACCAGACAGGAGTACTTCGTCCCGGACACGCACGTCGCCGAGCGGCTGATCGTGGACGTCGCCGGGTTCGTCACGGACAGAGGGTGAGCGCTGAGAGACCAGAAGACGTATCTTCGCGGACACTGACCCGTGGCACATGAGTGAGCCGTCGCCGGAGAACGTCCTCTTCGTCGTGCTCGACACGGTCCGGAAAGACCGGCTCGGTCCGTACGGGTACGAGCCGGACACGACGCCGGGGTTAGACGAGTTCGTCGCCGGAGACGACGTGACCGTGTTCGAGCAGGCCGTCGCGCCGGCGCCGTGGACCCTCCCGGTCCACGCCTCGTTGTTCACCGGGATGTACCCGAGCGGCCACGGCGCAGACCAGGAGAACCCGTACCTGGAGGGCGCAACCACGCTCGCGGAGTCGTTGTCCCGAGAGGGGTACGCGACGGCGTGTTACTCCTCGAACGCCTGGATCACGCCGTACACCCACCTCACGGACGGGTTCGACGACCAGGACAACTTCTTCCAGGTGATGCCCGGCGACCTGTTGTCCGGGCCGTTGGCGCGAATCTGGAAGACGATGAACGACAACGAGACGCTGCGGGCGGTCGCCGACAAGCTCGTCTCGCTGGGCAACGTCGCCCACGAGTACCTGGCCTCGGGCGAGGGGGCCGACTCGAAGACGCCGGCCGTGATCGACCGCACGAAGTCGTTCGTCCGGGACGCCGAGACCGCCGGCGACAACTGGTTCACCTTCGTCAACCTGATGGACGCCCACCTCCCGTACCACCCGCCGACGGAGTACGCCGAGGAGTTCGCCCCCGGGGCCGACTCCACGGAGGTGTGTCAGAACTCCAAGGAGTTCAACGCCGGCGCGTACGACATCGACGAGTCGGAGTGGGCGGCGATCGAGGGGTTGTACGACGCGGAGATCGCCCACATCGACGACCAGCTCACCCGGTTGTTCGGCTGGCTCCGGGAGACGGGACGGTGGGACGACACCGCGGTCGTCGTCTGTGCCGACCACGGGGAGCTCCACGGGGAACACGGGTTCTACGGTCACGAGTTCAACCTGTACGACCAGCTCGTCAACGTCCCGTTGCTGGTGAAACACCCGGAGCTCGACGGCGGTCGCCGGACGGACACCGTGGAGCTGATCGACCTCTACCACACCGTCCTGGACACGTTGGACGTGCAGGCGGGCGTCCCGGCCGCACCGGACGAAGAGAGCGTCCCGTTGGACCCGACACGGTCGCTGCTGTCGTCGGACTACCGTTCGTTCGCGGACGCGACGGAGCCGGACCCGGGCCAGACGGCGGGCCCCGACGGAACGTACGGCTTCGTGGAGTACTCTCGCCCCATCGTGGAGCTGAAGCAGTTGGAGGAGAAGGCGAGCGCCGGCGGCGTGGCGCTGTCCGAGGAGTCGCGGTTCTACTCCCGGATGCGGGCCGCCCGCGCCACGGACGCCAAGTACGTCCGGATCACTCGCGTGGAAGACGAGGCGTACCGGCTGGACGACGACCCCGGTGAGACGGAGAACCTGGTCGGCACGGGCGACGAGCGGCTCGCGGAGACGGAGCGTCGGCTGTCGGCGTTCGAGGAGGCCGTCGGCGGTGCCTGGACGGAGCCGGGCGACGTGGACGTGACGGACGATTCCTTGGACGAGATGGACGACGAGGCCGAAGAACGGCTCCGCGATCTCGGCTACGTGGAGTGAGCCCCGGACGTTCTTACGGGCGGACGCCGTAACGCGGCCGTGACACCCGCTCGCCCGGGCGACACGGAGGTGTGTCAGTGACCGACCGTGAACGCGACAACCGGAGCCGCCAGGAGTCGGCGGCACTGGACGCGACACGAGACGTGCCCGAGGAGCCGCCGGACCACGAGGGCGAGCGGGCGGACGCGACCCGGCGGGTGTCGGCGGTGGATCACCGTGCGGCGCTCGTGACGGCGTTCGAACACGACGGCTACGACTGCGAGCTCGGCCGGCTGGAAGACGTGTTCTACGGCTTCGTCAGGGTGCCGGGCGACCACGACCGGCTCCACCTCATGTGGGAACTGGACGTGCCCGGTGAGTTCGGCTACGGCCCGGACGAGGACGGCTGGGTCGGCTTCGACACCCGGTCGGCAGACCGGGAGCTGTCTCCCCGCGAGGCGGCGATGGCGCTGGCGGGGCTGGCGACACAGGTCGCACAGCGGAGTCGATCGGTCCCGGAGTAGCTACTCGACCCGGCGGCCGGCGGCGACCGACGGGAGGTCGCGTCGTTCGGCTTCGATCTCCAGTTCCGACAGTGCCGCCTCGACGTACTCCCCTTCGGCGTACTCCGCGCCGTCGGCGAGACGCTTCTGTTGGGCCAACGCCAGCACCTCTCCACGACGGTCGTCCGGGATGGCGTACTTGTCGACGACGAGTTCGATCGTCAGTCCGTTGTGGTCTTCGGTGTACAGGGCGTGGAAGGCGCCACGGTCGTACTCGCTGAACCCGTGATCGGCGTCGGTCAGTCGCTCTCTGATCTCCGGGAGCCGTTCGTGGTCGATCCGGAAGGCGAGGTGGTGGACGGCGCCGGTCCCGGGCCGTTGCTCGTCGGCAGACTCGCGGCCCTCCTCTACGAAGAAGGTGACGAGCCGGCCGTCGCCGGTGTCGAAGAACAGGTGGGTCACGTCCGGGCGGTCGAGGTTCGGCTGTCGCAAGACGAGCGACATACCCAGCACGTCTCGGTAGAAGGCGACCGTCTCGTCGGGGTTCGACCCGATCAGAGTGACGTGGTCCGTGCCGGTCGTCTGGAGGAGGCTGTCTGGTGTGTCGGCGGAGACTTCGGGTTCGCTCACACGTCTGATACGGGCGGGAACCACTTAGCTCCACGCGAGACACGCGCCGCACCAAGTAGTACCACTCCGCCAAGTAACGCCCGAGCCGTCCAGTACGCTGTCGAAGCTGGTTGCACTCTACTACCCAAGTGTCAGAGAACCGAACCGAGCGGCGGCGTAGCGGTAGCCGACCGCGCCGCCCAGCGCCGCCAGTGCGACGGTGGCGCCGACCCCCAGCCACAGTGCGGCGGGGCCGAACCGGGCGGCGAGGGCGACCCCGGCGACCGACGGCAGCGACAGGGCGACGACCGCGACGGAGTGAACGGCGAGTGCGGTCTTCGACGGGGTGAGCGGCCCTTCGGCGTCGGCGGGCCCCAACCCCCGGAGCCGCGGGACGCCGACGCCGATGGCGACGGAGAGGGGGGCGGTGCCGACGGTGAGCCCGACGCCGGCGACCACGCCGGCGAGCGTGACCCCGGGGCCGAACCCCGCCAACGGCCCCGCGACGAGGACGGTTCCGGCGACCGCGGGGACGGCGACGCTGGCGGCTGCGAGCACGTACCCGCGGACGACCCCGCCGCCCGCGAGCGGGCTGGCGAGCAGGAGCGGGAGTCCGGCGCCCTCGCTGGACAACGGGTTGAGCGTCGTCCCGACGCCGGCCGCCCACGCGCCGTACAGTCCGAGCACCACCGGGAACGCCGGCGGGTAGTCGCCGCTGACCAGAACCGTCCCGGCGAACAACAACGGGATGCCCAGGAACACGAGCGTCTTCGGTCGGCGGACGGTCTGGAGCCACACCCGCCTGGCGACCGCCCGCGAGCGCTCGTCGGCGAACGGGGTTAGGATGGTGTCGGCGACGGCCGCGCCTCTGCTCCCGCCGGCCCCCGGCGCCGGCGGGTCGCGGAACCACGTCCGCCGAGCGAGCCGTTCGGCCCAGAGGTACAACGGCGGGGCGACGGCGACGCTCCCGAGCAGGGCGGCGGCGGCGAACGCCGGGCGACCGGACGCGGGTGTCCCCAGGAGGAACAGGTCACCGTACCACCCGAGCGGCGTCTCGGCCAACAGGGTCACCACCGTGTCGAGTCTGAGCGCCAGCAGCGTCGCCCCCATCAGCGCCGCGCCGGCGGCCAGCAGCCGCACCCCCGGAGAGAACACGTCGCCGCCGGTCGTCTCCACCCACGTCAGCGCCAGGACGTGGCCGACGAGCTCGGCCGTCACGAACACACACAGCGCGGCGACCCCGCCGGTCGGGAGGCTGGCGACCCCCCCGCCCCGGACGGCGACGGAGACGACGGTCGCGGCCGCCAACAGCCCGACGAACGCGAACCGCCGGGCGTGTTCGGCCGCGAGCGTCCCCAAGAACGTCGCCCGGACGCCCGCCGCCGGCACGACCAACGACGCCCCGTCCACGTCCGCCAGCCGCGTGGTCGCGCCGACGGCCGACAGGACGACCGCCCCGAGCCAGGCGACCGCGGCACCGCCCTGGGCGTAGGTGCCGAACGCGACGGCGTCCGAGAGGGTGTCGAACCCGCCCGGCCCCGGCGGACCGCCGGAGCCGTCGAGGAGGAGGCTCGCCCACGACCCGACGACGAACACGACGAGGAGCCCCGTCCGGCGTGGTCGCGCCAGCGCCCGTCGGAGCGCCCGCCTGACGTTCGTTCGAGCGACCAACACCGCGGTCGCGGCCCCGAGCGGCAGCCGTCGCCGTCGGGGGCGTGTCTCCGGGGTGAACCCCGCGTCGTCGCGCCGTCCGTCAGTCATTCGTCGACAGCGCCGCCGGCCCGGCGCCGGCGTGGTCGTCGGTCAGCCGCATGAACGCGTCCTCCAGGTCCTCGCGGCGGTCTCGTAGCTCCGTCGGCGGCCCCTCGGCCCGCAGCCGACCGTCGACGAACACGCCGACGCGGTCGGACAC belongs to Halobaculum sp. MBLA0143 and includes:
- a CDS encoding TrkA family potassium uptake protein — translated: MRVIIAGFGRVGSRTARVLDEEGHEVTVVERVAEKADRADTRGFTVVRGDATNVTVLEEAGLASVDAVAGLTGDPTTNYDVCSATDDYGCRTVMRLSEDVPDEIYEEYEAAVDEVIYPERLGAAGAKTALLGGNFNAIAELTADLQLTTVTVTEEAPVAGRRVNDVEVEGARIYAHGREREPLTIPLPGTEVEAGDRLAVVVEGEQVEAVREALLG
- a CDS encoding alpha/beta fold hydrolase; the protein is MGSRPHPDRRRLLRAVAAAGGATLAGCSGTTDETTTTSTATDTPSTTTPSDTSPTLTDTPSTATPSDTSPTPVDPNALTDRATAFVQLLADGAFAAAHDRVAESVAGALSEQRLRNGWQQVTESVGSYRQLTTAEYRGETQGVALVVAVGQFADGRQRFVVGFRDGGIVAFRVRPAERAEWTAPAYADESSFTERTLTLDAPGECSLGGTLTLPTADAAGETVPGVVLVHGNGALDRDATVGPNKPFKDLAWGLASRGVAVFRYDKRTHACEVALADATIDDVTTDDAVTAVDRLRSTDRVDEVFVAGHSFGGLLAPRIATRADSVAGVVLLAAGPTRPIADAIVAQQRHLARLDGTVTDAERQQLDRTRAVAERIRSLDIEDDEVVARLGGDEYYRSLREYDHAETAAALDVPVLVAQGGQDWQVTREADFRRWRSALDGEPNVEFTTYPELNHLFQPSTGKATRQEYFVPDTHVAERLIVDVAGFVTDRG
- a CDS encoding sulfatase, translated to MSEPSPENVLFVVLDTVRKDRLGPYGYEPDTTPGLDEFVAGDDVTVFEQAVAPAPWTLPVHASLFTGMYPSGHGADQENPYLEGATTLAESLSREGYATACYSSNAWITPYTHLTDGFDDQDNFFQVMPGDLLSGPLARIWKTMNDNETLRAVADKLVSLGNVAHEYLASGEGADSKTPAVIDRTKSFVRDAETAGDNWFTFVNLMDAHLPYHPPTEYAEEFAPGADSTEVCQNSKEFNAGAYDIDESEWAAIEGLYDAEIAHIDDQLTRLFGWLRETGRWDDTAVVVCADHGELHGEHGFYGHEFNLYDQLVNVPLLVKHPELDGGRRTDTVELIDLYHTVLDTLDVQAGVPAAPDEESVPLDPTRSLLSSDYRSFADATEPDPGQTAGPDGTYGFVEYSRPIVELKQLEEKASAGGVALSEESRFYSRMRAARATDAKYVRITRVEDEAYRLDDDPGETENLVGTGDERLAETERRLSAFEEAVGGAWTEPGDVDVTDDSLDEMDDEAEERLRDLGYVE
- a CDS encoding VOC family protein, with product MSEPEVSADTPDSLLQTTGTDHVTLIGSNPDETVAFYRDVLGMSLVLRQPNLDRPDVTHLFFDTGDGRLVTFFVEEGRESADEQRPGTGAVHHLAFRIDHERLPEIRERLTDADHGFSEYDRGAFHALYTEDHNGLTIELVVDKYAIPDDRRGEVLALAQQKRLADGAEYAEGEYVEAALSELEIEAERRDLPSVAAGRRVE